One Microbacterium keratanolyticum DNA window includes the following coding sequences:
- a CDS encoding Sec-independent protein translocase family protein codes for MNFNGITLEKLVLIAVIAGIIIGPEKLPGYAEKLAQMVRKGGEMLKGARSRMREEIGAEADDLDWRKLDPRQYDPRRIIRDALLDDSPPPRPSGQSAIVEPAKPAVPSVLGREFSRETPPPFDLEAT; via the coding sequence ATGAACTTCAACGGGATCACGCTCGAGAAGCTCGTGCTGATCGCCGTGATCGCGGGGATCATCATCGGGCCGGAGAAACTGCCGGGCTATGCCGAGAAACTCGCGCAGATGGTGCGCAAGGGCGGCGAGATGCTCAAGGGCGCGCGGAGCCGCATGCGCGAAGAGATCGGCGCGGAGGCGGACGACCTCGACTGGCGAAAGCTCGATCCGCGTCAGTACGACCCCCGTCGCATCATCCGTGATGCTCTGCTCGATGACTCGCCCCCGCCGCGTCCGAGCGGCCAGAGCGCGATCGTCGAGCCGGCGAAGCCCGCGGTCCCCAGCGTTCTCGGGCGGGAGTTCTCTCGCGAGACACCCCCGCCGTTCGACCTCGAAGCGACCTGA